Below is a window of Camelina sativa cultivar DH55 chromosome 11, Cs, whole genome shotgun sequence DNA.
ATGCTTAGCGCTCCGCTTCTGGTTCCGGGGCGAGAAACGCATCATCACCCGCGATACCATGCTTCCTAGacaaaattaaaccaaccatactttttattttagctttGCTTTAAACGGTACCACACACAACTTTTAATAGAAATTCAGGGTCCACGGTCTATTTTCTCATGAGAACTATTGTATCGAGCCAGATAGAGCCCAAACTTTGACCTCTATCTAtatatttctgaaaaaaaaagttcgaagGCTAATTCTCcccgaatcaaaagttcaaaacctgTGTCTCCCCGAATTAATAGTTCGAGATCTATTAACCCACAAACCCGAGTTATgttggtttcttgtttgttatacCGACGATTATagaacataaaccaaagaaaaccagATTTTGACCCAATTCTAACTTAAACCCAATTAAAACCTAAACCATGTCTCTACGGTTAATCGATTACAGTGAGAGAGCTGGATGATAATACATCGATTACCAACGCAGAGCTGAAGAGTATCCGCCGGAGGATCGTAGTAACCACCTGATGAAGAATAGAAGTCGGAGTAATAACCAGGTGGTGTCCACTGAACGCCGACGCCAACGACGAGAGGGTGAGAGGAGAAGCGGTTGTGAAAAAGTACGTCGTGGCTGATGACGGAAGGATCCGACGTCACGGCGACGGTGAACTCTTCTCCGAAGAAATCGACAAAGTATTTTTTCCTGAGTAGCGTAACTCCTGATGCTTCTGAGATCTATTAAGCTAGCTCTCTCACTGTTTGCAATGTGGCACTCTCTACGGTTAATCAATTTAGAGATTATGATTATAAAATCTGGGAATTGTTCTTATTTGTCTGATTTGTGTTAAAAgtaaatttgagaatttttcttgtttttgtttttgttgttatttaaatatttgcaaaCTTATGCTTATGAAATCTAATGAGAATCGCTCAATTTTCTCAATATTATGCACCAACTCCTGGGAAGATTCATGATGTGCTCGCTCATCCATTCTTCAATGGGGTTCTTAAGCTgagatttaaattaattaagctaCCACTAGATTTCTGAAACATGGTTTAGGTTTTAATTGGGTTTAAGTTAGAATTGGGTCAAAATctggttttctttggtttatgttctATAATCGTCGgtataacaaacaagaaaccaacATAACTCGGGTTTGTGGGTTAATAGATCTCGAACTATTAATTCGGGGAGATAcatgttttgaacttttgattcgggGAGAATTAGCCTTCGAACTTTTTTTCGGAGATATATAGATAGAGGTCAAAGTTTGGGCTCTATCTGGCTCGATACAATAGTTCTCATGGGGAAATAGACCGTCAACAAATAGGCAAAGCTTCTCTAAATCatctttcaattattttcaAACGATCAAGGAACCTTCTTAGACCTTGTTTTGGTACTCATAGAGAATTACAATTATTCTACTAAAACAAGAATGGGTCTTAAGATTATTTGAACTTCACTGATAAAGTTAGAGAGAGCTAAACGAAAAACAAATGCTACCCATCTTACTATTCAActtaagaacaaacaaaagcaaaagcaaaatcaaacaaaagcaaagcaaaatcaaacaaaaacacacaggAGACATAACACTCCCATCCTGATATAACCATCGATGGAGTCTGGTTCTAGTAAAATCAAGGGAGGATCTTACGGCGACGAAGAGGTGTTTCGCGCTTAACATAAATCTTCTCCACTTCGTTTAGGGGTCGGCTTGATCCATCTGGAAGACTCATAAACTTCCAGCCACCTCCAGATCCACGCTTCCCCTTAGCACCCAATTTCTCAACTGTGATGTTCCATCCTTCTGATGAACGCCTCCTACTGTACTTGTGGCACTTCAC
It encodes the following:
- the LOC104729038 gene encoding uncharacterized protein LOC104729038 — protein: MDERAHHESSQELVHNIEKIERFSLDFISIKASGVTLLRKKYFVDFFGEEFTVAVTSDPSVISHDVLFHNRFSSHPLVVGVGVQWTPPGYYSDFYSSSGGYYDPPADTLQLCVGNRCIIIQLSHCNRLTVETWFRF